In Cryptomeria japonica chromosome 5, Sugi_1.0, whole genome shotgun sequence, the genomic window CCTCTGAACCACAGGAAGCGCCACCTCCAATCCTATCTCCATCCCATGGACATTTTCAATATGTGGAAGGTAAATATATATTAGTAGAATTTGAAAGTTTTGTTTGAGAGAATGTAACTAATAGCTGGCCCAGTTGCTACATTTTTATAGGCCCAGCTGCTTCATCTCCAAGTGTTTTCCCTTTCAAACCTCCTATGAAGAAACCAACTTTACCTCATCTGGAGATGCCAAGGAACAGATCAAAGAGACAAGCACCAGTTACTCTGGCACCTAAGAATCAAGGTCTCTAAATTTTCTTAATCATCCTTAAATGGCAGAGAGTCTTTTTTGTACAGATGTAAATTTGTTGCTCTCTGTTGTTAATTATATAGGGTATGTTGCTGCTCCTGCTAGTGTACCCTATGAACCGCAAACAGAGTACCGAGTAACACCCAAGTTGGCACCATCCATAACACTTCATTCTCCTCCATATTATCAAGATCATCAAGGTAGATATTCTTCCTacattggaaaaatattttgagaaacagtaattttatcataacttggtAATGTTGGATTACAGGTCCTagcatttgaaaaataaattgaatgaatgattcaataatcggatgattacttccaaggggttgagcttaattggttaaaacactgggttctcactgtggagacccaagttcaattcccaatagggacatctgaagtgggattctaagttgtgactcttggccttccataggatggggaaggtcttgggtcaatctaatcaaacataataatattaataataataataattcaaagatatgtaatggggatggggccccctactgtgtccccactggttcatagctccagtcaaaagctattcaggcttcggccaattaccgataaaaaaataaaaataataataatcggatgattacattgaacgatgtacacgtatatatagaggttacaagacaatgttctataaatagaactagttgttaaagtgaaatcaaataagctaaaaagctaaatatagcttaaaaagctaaataataaaaaaactaacttaaaaagctaaatagctaaataagtcgacaactaagatgactgctaaaaatagaagatgactgctaaaaatagaagatattaatattattttaacaccctccctagTGGTCATCTTACTCAATACCCTACGAAAGACACTGCAGGTGTTATGATCACAAATGCATAGACCATCTGTTGCTACGAagaccctcccaggatctgcagaatgtaaatgaccaagagtaccaaaacCCATCCAAGCTAATGTAGCCTTCACACGCAAATTAGAGATCTAGCACACACGAATTACTGaagcctgaaaccatgattttgaggaaaaaattagcAAACCTTTTTGCAGAAGAGTATTGAGCATTGTTTGCTCCAACAACTCCTAAACAGACTGCAAGATACCACAGTTGCAAATGTTCGCCCTGACAGGTGCAACCCAAATtgactgcaacaaagcacgatttttgaGGGAAAAACCGTCAAACCTTGAAATAGGAACGCTCGAAAAGAGAATTtatgattttgaggagaaaattgaaaaaccaagaagtttgaggttacaaatcatcgtttttgtggaaaaaaacattaaaacccagataactaaaatcttacgcgaatatcgcagattacagatgagataatttttaagggaaaattataaactctgcgaacaatttttgaagaaaaaatcgtgaaaaccctcccatgattttttgtggaaaaaatcagaaaaccgatagacaatttttcaagaaaaaatcgtgaaaactcTGGGACTTGAAAGACGAGGTCTAGCCTAAATCAATCTGAGAAAGGTAAcaatattcagatatcgtgaacatgcgctgtttccaggtgttgtagttgaggccactgaacttttgactgtgttccaacatgatgttggtcaaagatgccatcacaaaaatcgaggttgaacgaggtcaaccgagtgaaagcaagagacaaaagaatcggatttaaaaaaaaatcaaaatagaagcagctgttgaaaaaactgaaaccctagAGGAGAATTCTGGCTCAAATTCCAAGGCACCAATTTCGAGGTTTGGAaaaaacccaaaaattaaaattttctacaaacttaaaacctgaaatttttcttgaaaataatcagaaaaaaataataatttgcagaaaataaaaaaatacctctgATTTTTTTTGTAAGAGAAacagaaaaatatagaaaaaaattttcaaaaaaaaaataggggCAGAAACCCTAGGTCAAATGTACAGCATTAACAGTGCCCAGAAGACACCAAAATTCCCGACGTCTACAGAATTAGCAGAAATCGCGGACAGTTTTAAATTCCAAGGTAAATTcgctggcacaaaatttgaggcacggAAAATGAGGCACCCAAAAAATATGAGACCAACCTAAAaaactctcgaaaaacccaccaagaatcagAAATCAAAATGCAGATCTAACAGCTCAAAATTCGAGGCACGGAATACGATGCACCCAAAAAAATATGACGATGACCCAGTTGGGGTCTCggaaaacccaccaagaatttgcaaccagaataaaatttcgacttgaattgAAGgttcaaaaccctagtcgaaaattgcagaaactctaggaaaattttcaacttgcaaaaaaaaaaaaccgcccaggaagagaaaaagagcctgcttttttttaaaaaaaaaaacagttttaaaaaaacctcttcaataaatttgaaaaattttaataacaaaaactttcaaaatttttaatttccatgctctgctaccatgaaaaataaattgaatgaatgattcaataatcggatgattacattgaacgatatacacacgtatatatagaggttacaagacgatgttctataaatagaactagtcgttaaagtgaaatcaaataagctagaaagctaaatatagcttaaaaggctaaataataaaaagctaacttaacaagctaaataagtcaactaaaaagctaaatagctaaataagtcgacaactaagatgactgctaaaaatagaagatgaccattatagaagatattaatattattttaacaacatTTCCCCTTTTGATCCATACCAGATGAAACCAAGATTTCCTGAGGGCAACCAACCCTGGAAAAGTTTGAGACATGTGCCAGTGAGAACATTACCTGTGGCTCAAGGTCTGCTTATGGTTTCTTCTTAATATTTGAGCTAGAAATACACATAAATTATACTTTATGATTGGCAAATTGGTTGCCTTTGGTAGGGTCTGTGTCTTTTCCTCCGATTGCTCCTCCACCTGATCAACCCATAGGGAACTCAAGGAATACATTCACACCATCAATAATAATTTCTTCCCCATCACCTTATTCAGGAGTAAAAGGTAGATATGCTTTCTTTCCACAATCCTGAACTTTTTTCTATGGAGAATATTGTCATATTTTTTACTAATATGGCACTGCTCATTTATCTTTAGGGCATGTAACTTCTCCAAGCAATGAACATTACAGATCACCCTTGAAAAGGCCAGGAAAACTTTTAGCCCCATCACCAATTATAAGGTCACATTGGCATGCACTGACCATAATTCCACCTATAGATCAAGGTATCCGTTGCAAACATTCTTGATGTGGGTAGACATACATTTGATGCTTCTTTTTTTTGAAAGAGGTGAGTTTTTTACAGGGCATTTTTATACCCATCCTGCCCTTCCACCTGAACAACACAAAGGAAATAATGGTATTCTTCCATTCCttcattaaaaatattaacttCCCTTAACATTTTAAAAGAGATTAATGTAGGTATTCTACTTTTCTGCACTTTGTGAAGGGCTCCCATTAAGTTTTGCAGTGTCATTAATTCTAGCTATTGTTGAATGATTTCTTATATTTAGGACCCACAGCTTCTCCTCTAATCATTGCTTCCCAACCACCCCAGAAGCTGCAAAGTATAACTCGAACACTGCCTTCAAATAAAAGACCATGGAGGCATGCACCACTTGCAATTCCATCTGTTCATGAAGGTCTCTTAAAAAGTTTTATTTCTGGTTTCAATAGGTATATTCAATCTATGATTCTATGGATATTATTAAACTCTTGGTGCCTTTTTCCAGGATATATTCCTAGTCAATTTACTATTCCATCTGGACCCCCAAAAGTAATCTCAAGTGCTGCATCTGCACCACAGCTAATAGTTCCTACACCTCATAATTGGGTTGTGAAAGGTGTTTTTTTTTCTACTCTTTCTTTTTGATGGCAGCATCCAGAATTTTGGCAGTTctaaattttctattattttctTGTAGGGCCTGTTAGTTCTTCATCAAGTATTATTCCATCTCGAGCAGCCCAAAGGAAACCAAGCATCCCAGTAGCAGCACCACCAAACATAAGATTGCGGAATCATGCCCCAGTTACAAGTCTACCTATATTTCAAGGTCTATTCATGATTCCTTTGTATCTAGGATAGACTTGATTAATGTTACACTATAACTTATTGGATCATTGGTTGCTCTTGCAGGGCCTGTttcttcaccagtcaaatctctGCATCCCTCATCCTCTGCAAACTTTATAACTCCAACAGTCTCACCAACAATTATATCTCCTTTCTCTACACATCGATTACGGAAGCATGCACCAGTTGGAAGCCCACTAATTCAAGGTCtcctcttgattccattttctgTTTCTAAAATTATACTTACCTTACTCTAGAAGTCACTGGATTGTTAGTTGTTTTTTGCAGGGTCAATTCATTCTCCTGTTAGATCTACACATCCATCATCTCCTGGAAACTTGAGAACTCCAACATTGTCACCATCAATCATATTTCCTTCGCATAATCGATCAGAGAAGCATGCACCAGTTGCAACCACACCTATGATTCAAGGTCTCTTCTTGGTTTCATTTTCTGTTTCTAAAATTTTACTCATATTACTTCCCAGTTCACCAGATTGTGAGTTGCTTTTGCAGGGTCTGTTAATTCTCCAGTTAAATCTCCACATCCTTCATCCTCTGGAAACTTGAGAACTCCAACAGTCTCACCATCAATTATATTTCCTTCGCATAATCGATCACAGAAGCATACACCAGTTGCAACACCACCTATGATTCAAGGTCTCTTCCCGGTTTCATTTTCGTTTTCTAAAATTTTACTCGTATTACTTCACAATTTACCAGATTGTGAGTTGCTTTTGCAGGGTCTGTTAATTCTCCAGTTAAATCTCCACATCCTTCATCCTCTGGAAACTTGAGAACTCCAACAGTCTCACCATCAATTATATTTCCTTCGCATAATCGATCACAGAAGCATACACCAGTTGCAGCACCACCTATGATTCAAGGTCTCTTCCTGGTTTCATTTTCGTTTTCTAAAATTTTACTCGTATTACTTCACAATTTACTAGATTGTGAGTTGCTTTTGCAGGGTCTGTTGATTCTCCAGGTAAATCTCCATATCCTTCATCCTCTGGAAATTTGAGAACTCCAACAGTGTCACCAACAATAATATTTCCTTTACATAATCGCTCAGGGAAGCATGCACCAGTGGCAACTCCACCTATGATTCAAGGTCTCTTCTTGGTTTCATTTTCTGTTTCTAAAATTTTACTCATATTACTTCACAATTTACCAGTTTGTTAGTTGCTTTTGTAGGGTCTGTTAGTTCTCCAGTTAAATCTCCACATCCTTCATCCTCTGGAAACTTTAGAACTGTAACAGTCTCACCATCAATTATATTTCCTTCTTCTCCACATAATCAATCACGGAAGCATGCACCAGTTGCAAGCCCACATATAATTCAAGGTCTCTTGGTTTCATTTTCTGTTTTTCTAAAATTATCCTCATATTACTTCATACATCAATAGATTGTTAGTTGCTTTTGCAGGGCCTGCTCATTCACCAGTTAAATCTCCACATCATCTATCACAAAATCATACAACAGTTGGAAGCTCACCTGTGATTCAAGGTCTCCTCTTTATTCCATTTGCTGTTTCTCACATTATACGCACTTTACAAGTGACTTGATTGTTAGTTACTTTTACAGGGCCTGTGTATCCTCCAGAAAAATCTCCATATCTGCCTTCCTCCGGAAACTTAAGAACTCCGACTGCCTCGCCGCCAATTGTAATTCCTTCAGCTCCACATCATCAATCATGGAAGCATGCAGCAGTTGCAAGCCCGCCTACAAGTAAAGGTCCGTTCATGATTCCATCTTTTATTGCGAGAGTAATACTCATCTTATTTTAGTAGTCACTCAATTGATGGGTGCTTTTGCAGGGGTTATCAATTCTCCAGCTATATCTCCACATCCTTCCGCTCCAAATAAGCAATCACAAAATCGTACACCAGTTGGAAGCCTACCCTTCATTCAAGGTCATTTCTCTGTTCCATATTTGGTCTCTCAAATTATACTTTCTTTGCTTCACAAGTGACTGGATTGTTATTTGTTTTGCAGGGCCTGTTTATTCTCCAGAAAATCCTCCAGATCAGCCATCTTCTGGAAACTTAAGAACTCCAACAGCCTCGCCATCAATTGTAATTCCTTCCCCTCCACATCATCGATCATGGAAGCAAGCACCATTTGCAAGCCCGCCTATGAGTAAAGGTCTATTCATGGTTCTGTCTTTGGTCGCTTGAATAATATTATAGTACTCATCTTATTTTAGGAGTCACTCAATTGTTAGTTGCTTTTGCAGGGCTTATCAATTCTCCAGCTAAATCTCCACATCCGTCCACTCCAAAAAAGCAATCACTAAATCATACACCAGTTGGAAGCCTACCCTTCATTCAAGGTCATTTCTTTGTTCCACATTTGGTTTCTAAAATTATACTTTCTTTGCTTCACAAGTGACTGGATTGTTAGTTGCTTTTGCAGGGCCCGTGTATTCTCCAGAAAATTCTCCAGGTCAGCCATCTTCTGGAAATTTAAGATCTCCAACAGCCTCGCCGTCAATTGTAATTCCTTCCCCTCCACATCATCGATCATGGAAGCAAGCACCATTTGCAAGCCCGCCTACGAGTAAAGGTCTATTCATGGTTCTGTCTTTTGTCGATTGAATAATATTATAATACTCATCTTATTTTAAGAGTCACTCAATTGTTAGTTGCTTTTACAGGGCATATCAATTCTCCAGCTAAATCTCCATTTCCTTCCAGAGCACATCATCGATTGCAAAACCATACTCCAGTTGGAAGCCCATTTGTTTTTCATCGATCACCAAAGCATACACCAGTTGGGAGCCCACTTGCAATTCATCGATCACAAAAGCGTACACCAGCTGGAAGGCCACCCGTGATACAAGGTCCCTTATTTATTCAATTTTCAGTTTCTCTGCTTGTACTTACTTTACAAGTGACTGCATTGTTTGTTGCTTTTGCAGGGCCTGTGTATTCACCAGATAAATCTCCACATCTGCCATCCATTGGAAACTTAAGAACTCCAACAGGCTCACCGACAGTTGTAATTTCTTCCCCTCCACATCATCGATCATGGAGGCATGCACCAGTTGCAAGCCCGCCTACTAGTAAAGGTCTATTCATGGTTCCATCTTTTGTTGCTAGAATAATACTCATCTTATTTTGGGAGTCACTCAATTGTTAGTTGCTTCTGCAGGGCTTATTAATTCTCCAGCTATATCTCCACATCCTTCACCTCTACATCATCAATCACAAAAACATACACCAGTTGGAAGCCCATCCACGATTCAAGGTCTCTTCCTTACTCCATTTTCTGCTACTCAAAGTTTATTCACTTTACTTCACAAGTGATTGGATTGTTAGTTGCTTTTACAGGGCCCGTGTATTCTCCAGAAAAATCTCAATATCCACCATCCTCTGGAAACTTAAGAACTCCAACAGCctcaccatcaatgacaacccatccATATCATCAATCATGGAAGCATGCACCAGTTTCAAGCCCACCTACAAGTAAAGGCCTATTCACTGTTCTGTCCTTTGTTGCTAGAATAATACTCATCTTATTTTGGGAGTCACTCAATTGTCAGTTGCTTCTGCAGGGCTTATCAATTCTCCAGCTAAATCTCCACATCCTTCACCTCGACATCATCAATCACAAAAACATACACCAGTTGGAAGCCCATCCATGATTCAAGGTCTCTTCCTTACTCCATTTTCTGCTACTCAAATTTTACTCACTTTACTTCACAAGTGACTGGACTGTTAGTTGCTTTTACAGGGCCTGTGTATTCTCCAGAAAAATCTCAATCTCCACCATCCTCTGGAAACTTAAGAACTCCAACAGCCTCACCGTCAATGGCAACCCATCCATATCGTCAATCATGGAAGCATGCACCAGTTTCAAGCCCACCTACGAGTAAAGGCCAATTCATGGTTCTGTCTTTTGTTGCTAGAATGATAGTCATCTATTTTGAGGAGGCACTCAATTCTTTGTTGCTTTTGCAGGGCTTATCAATTCTCCAGCTGAATCTCCACATCCATCACCGTCAGGAAATTTGAGAATTCCAGCAGCCTCACCATTAAATAAATTTCCATTGTCTCCCCATCAAGCTCATGCAAAAGGTACATGTGTTCTATTCTTTCAGGTTTGTGAGGTCTATTATTTAACCGTATTCTATTAACTTACACTGATGATTGCCTATATATTGCATGTTAGGGTCCCCCACTTCTCCAAACATTTCCCCTACTCAACCGTCAAAGAAAAGACCAACAACACCTGTGGCACCACCGCCAATGATATTTCCTCCCCCGCCTCCTGGTCAAGGTGTGTGAAGTGGACAttatttcttgtttttctttaaAGATGGGTTTAGTTTCGGTTGAACTGTTTTGTGTATGAAAATTGCAAAATCTAAAATATTTTACTCTTTTAAACAAAGATAAACTGTTTGTCATTGGTAATGATCTATTTTGTGTATAGATTGTAGTTCAGTATCCTGTACTGCACCATACACTTCTACTCCTCCTGGTTCTCCATGCGGCTGTGTGAATCCTATGCAAATTGAGCTTGGGCTTGGTGTGGCACTCTATGCTTTTTTCCCACTAGTCTCGGAGCTCGCTTCACAGATAGCTGGAGGAACTTTCTTAAAACAAAGCCAAGTCAGGATTATGGGAGCAAATGCATACAGTCAAGATGAGGAAAAGACAATTGTGGATATTGATCTGGTGCCACTTGGAGAAAATTTTGATAATACAACCGCCTTGCTTATTTTTGAAAGATTTTGGCAAAAGAAAGTTATGATTAATGAGACCCTTTTTGGTGATTACTGGGTAATCTTTATCAATTACCCTGGTATGTACCTTTTGTTATGCAAGATCTAACAGTTTTCATATTTTTTAAACAAGTGGTCTTCATGATGAGAATATATCTTTTTCAGGGCTCCCTAAATCACCACCTTCTGCATTTCCACATACAACTTACAATGGTGTGCCTAATTCAAGTAGCAATGGATCAAGCAAAAAAGATCCTCTTGGAGTTGATGTAAATAAACAGAGCGATAAAATGGGAGCTGGGACCATTGCAGTTGTTGCCTTGTCTTCTGCAATTGCCATGATCATATGCCTTGGAACAGTTTGGATCATTATCTTGAAATGTAGAAATCAGAACAGGCCAACTTTGGCTGTTGTTGAGCCCACCCATGTACCATCCAGTACAAAAAGATCAGGTATCTATCCAATCACActatatttttcaaatattcctgTGCTGGAATAGGGAAGTTTTTGGTCAATCTCAAGCGCTGAGAGGCATTGCTTTCATATTTGGTCAACTATCATCTTAAGTTTTTGTCATTCTTATTTCTTTCTTCCTCCTTGCACTTGAAAAGCAACAGGTGGTGGTTCCATCCTGTCAGGAAGCATGGAAAGTTCCACATCAATGTCATTTGTTTCAAGTATGGCTACCTATACAGGATCTGCTAAAACATTCACTTCAGCTGAGATTGAAAAGGCCACAGATAGATTCAATCCTCAAAAAATTCTTGGAGAAGGAGGCTTTGGACGTGTTTATCAAGGATTATTGGAAGATGGGACAAAAGTGGCTGTAAAGGTTCTTACTAGAGATGATCAACAAGGAGGGCGTGAGTTCATAGCTGAAGTTGAAATGCTAAGTCGTTTGCATCACCGAAACCTGGTTAAGCTGATTGGTATCTGTACTGAAGAGCATAATCGTTGTTTGGTCTATGAGCTTATTCCCAATGGCAGTGTGGAATCGCATCTTCATGGTATAGTATTTCCTGTATAATGTACTATTTCTTGAGACTATAGTACgataaaaatcaacaaagtatCTTTACATATTTTAGGTTTAGAAGTGAAACATTGGGTGTGGGTTGAATTTCATTTCTACATTGTGGCCATTTGTATGGATTCATGTGCTAGCTGTTTGACTGCTAACATGCCACAATATCATTTTCTAGCTTAATAGACTTCAATGTTTCAGGTCTGGACAAAGAAATTGCTCCTCTCGACTGGGATGCCCGTATAAAGATAGCTCTTGGTGCAGCTAGAGGGCTTGCTTATCTCCATGAAGATTCAAGTCCTCGTGTTATACATCGTGATTTTAAGGCTAGCAACATTTTACTTGAGGATGATTTTACCCCTAAAGTAGCAGATTTTGGGCTGGCAAAATCAGCCTCTGAAGAAGTTAGTGGACACATCTCAACAAGAGTCATGGGGACATTCGGGTATGTAATGTAGATGCTTGATACTGCAAATTATATCTCCGCTATTTCTTGAATTCACCTATCTTTGGTGAAAGCAATTTCATTCATTTGTTTATTAACCATAAGTGGAGACAAGTACTACTCTTTCTTGGTATGCAGTTGCATTTTACAGGAGCTCAAATCATCTCCTGAAGGGAAATGtttctcttttggcatcattttccttttgatattatacatattgattttttatattttcccGAAATTGTTAAAACCTTTGTTAATTTCGTTGTTCCCATTGTGTCACTCATTTCTCTATACCTTGAATGCTGGACATACAATTTGCTTTCATTTCTCAGTTGTTTTActaattcatcttttgtgttttaGAGGATCAGAATTGgtctcttctatatatatatatgcttttttAAGATTCATGCAAAGCTGGATTTAATTCTTTATATATAATTTCTGCAGGTATGTTGCTCCTGAATATGCAATGACTGGGCATTTGCTTGTGAAGAGTGATGTGTACAGCTACGGGGTAGTGTTACTGGAGTTACTTTCTGGAAGGAAGCCAGTTGACATGTCTCAACCACCTGGGCAGGAAAATCTTGTTACATGGGCCCGGCCCCTTCTTACAAGCAAAGAAGGCCTAGAAACTTTGGTGGACCCAGCTTTGGGGGGCAATCTTCCTTTTGACAACATTGCAAGAGTTGCAGCCATTGCATCCATGTGTGTCCAGCCTGACCATTCTCATCGACCATTCATGGGTGAAGTTGTACAAGCATTAAAGCTT contains:
- the LOC131045786 gene encoding uncharacterized protein LOC131045786 isoform X1; translation: MWQRVGFLLFLLFFSSPAYDVKKFQFVEDDLHNTSAQYYDQVSSCYRKGNPDKCKSFTVRSEIQRLRQILYTHSNRAASGGFRSPSSLCSGNVVLSSSTNLTSYNLVPSANALSSVVESPSVFSNKLQLKRQNWLFSLPLVHIPRRYLLAAPSLPVEPSMNPHTPNHIFRRPEMDNIPPLFSVATHYGQPQYLSPSGSYENQHFIRISSPSSGLSSIIYSPTISDGQEAPGSHMNKIQHLKAAPPLFPSSWPYTQPPLVSRQNLKHQMHQSAFHPVMPNPANPSSKWLSPSFFGAPSEVRPPVSHSWTSATPSGPVVSAPSTYGLGRSQDQPSMPGTALPRNMANRQAPVAMPPMSFSSPPNLFPSEPPMEKSKAPEVVPFTKFSPLGNKHDLKEPSVSPITSPNESPWKNARIPVTALVHKSSSSHAPASGQGYVSSPQISPAFVPSLKVVGYPPPIDLPSEPQEAPPPILSPSHGHFQYVEGPAASSPSVFPFKPPMKKPTLPHLEMPRNRSKRQAPVTLAPKNQGYVAAPASVPYEPQTEYRVTPKLAPSITLHSPPYYQDHQGHVTSPSNEHYRSPLKRPGKLLAPSPIIRSHWHALTIIPPIDQGHFYTHPALPPEQHKGNNGPTASPLIIASQPPQKLQSITRTLPSNKRPWRHAPLAIPSVHEGYIPSQFTIPSGPPKVISSAASAPQLIVPTPHNWVVKGPVSSSSSIIPSRAAQRKPSIPVAAPPNIRLRNHAPVTSLPIFQGPVSSPVKSLHPSSSANFITPTVSPTIISPFSTHRLRKHAPVGSPLIQGSIHSPVRSTHPSSPGNLRTPTLSPSIIFPSHNRSEKHAPVATTPMIQGSVNSPVKSPHPSSSGNLRTPTVSPSIIFPSHNRSQKHTPVATPPMIQGSVNSPVKSPHPSSSGNLRTPTVSPSIIFPSHNRSQKHTPVAAPPMIQGSVDSPGKSPYPSSSGNLRTPTVSPTIIFPLHNRSGKHAPVATPPMIQGSVSSPVKSPHPSSSGNFRTVTVSPSIIFPSSPHNQSRKHAPVASPHIIQGPAHSPVKSPHHLSQNHTTVGSSPVIQGPVYPPEKSPYLPSSGNLRTPTASPPIVIPSAPHHQSWKHAAVASPPTSKGVINSPAISPHPSAPNKQSQNRTPVGSLPFIQGPVYSPENPPDQPSSGNLRTPTASPSIVIPSPPHHRSWKQAPFASPPMSKGLINSPAKSPHPSTPKKQSLNHTPVGSLPFIQGPVYSPENSPGQPSSGNLRSPTASPSIVIPSPPHHRSWKQAPFASPPTSKGHINSPAKSPFPSRAHHRLQNHTPVGSPFVFHRSPKHTPVGSPLAIHRSQKRTPAGRPPVIQGPVYSPDKSPHLPSIGNLRTPTGSPTVVISSPPHHRSWRHAPVASPPTSKGLINSPAISPHPSPLHHQSQKHTPVGSPSTIQGPVYSPEKSQYPPSSGNLRTPTASPSMTTHPYHQSWKHAPVSSPPTRLINSPAKSPHPSPRHHQSQKHTPVGSPSMIQGPVYSPEKSQSPPSSGNLRTPTASPSMATHPYRQSWKHAPVSSPPTRLINSPAESPHPSPSGNLRIPAASPLNKFPLSPHQAHAKGSPTSPNISPTQPSKKRPTTPVAPPPMIFPPPPPGQDCSSVSCTAPYTSTPPGSPCGCVNPMQIELGLGVALYAFFPLVSELASQIAGGTFLKQSQVRIMGANAYSQDEEKTIVDIDLVPLGENFDNTTALLIFERFWQKKVMINETLFGDYWVIFINYPGLPKSPPSAFPHTTYNGVPNSSSNGSSKKDPLGVDVNKQSDKMGAGTIAVVALSSAIAMIICLGTVWIIILKCRNQNRPTLAVVEPTHVPSSTKRSATGGGSILSGSMESSTSMSFVSSMATYTGSAKTFTSAEIEKATDRFNPQKILGEGGFGRVYQGLLEDGTKVAVKVLTRDDQQGGREFIAEVEMLSRLHHRNLVKLIGICTEEHNRCLVYELIPNGSVESHLHGLDKEIAPLDWDARIKIALGAARGLAYLHEDSSPRVIHRDFKASNILLEDDFTPKVADFGLAKSASEEVSGHISTRVMGTFGYVAPEYAMTGHLLVKSDVYSYGVVLLELLSGRKPVDMSQPPGQENLVTWARPLLTSKEGLETLVDPALGGNLPFDNIARVAAIASMCVQPDHSHRPFMGEVVQALKLVYNDSDASNAGGSGSFSRGESSAHDTEVKDSSSQPWHHSMQYVPDSTSFVTIDYDSGPLETQGLEVERPLSASALMSNSGRLIRQLSGSFRRHSSSGPLRTNRSKESWYGIRDPERGSISEHGVKRHFDRGSDGDVHELWP